Proteins encoded by one window of Vidua chalybeata isolate OUT-0048 chromosome 8, bVidCha1 merged haplotype, whole genome shotgun sequence:
- the EMX2 gene encoding homeobox protein EMX2 isoform X1, which translates to MFQPTPKRCFTIESLVAKDSPLPASRSEDPIRPAALSYANSSPMNPFLNGFHSTGRGVYSNPDLVFAEAVSHPPNPAVPVHPVPPPHALAAHPLPASHSTHPLFASQQRDPSTFYPWLIHRYRYLGHRFQGNETSPESFLLHNALARKPKRIRTAFSPSQLLRLEHAFEKNHYVVGAERKQLAHSLSLTETQVKVWFQNRRTKFKRQKLEEEGSDSQQKKKGTHHINRWRIATKQASPEEIDVTSDD; encoded by the exons ATGTTTCAGCCCACACCCAAGCGGTGTTTCACCATCGAGTCGCTGGTGGCCAAAGACAGCCCCTTGCCCGCGTCTCGCTCCGAGGATCCTATCCGGCCGGCGGCGCTCAGCTATGCCAATTCCAGCCCGATGAACCCTTTTCTCAACGGCTTCCACTCCACTGGCAGGGGGGTCTACTCCAACCCGGACTTGGTCTTTGCAGAGGCCGTCTCCCACCCGCCGAACCCGGCCGTGCCGGTCCATCCCGTGCCCCCTCCTCACGCCCTGGCCGCCCACCCGCTGCCTGCTTCGCACTCCACGCACCCGCTCTTCGCCTCGCAGCAAAGGGACCCCTCCACCTTCTACCCGTGGCTAATACACCGCTACCGGTATCTGGGCCACAGGTTCCAAG GGAATGAAACCAGCCCGGAGAGCTTCCTATTGCACAATGCACTGGCCAGGAAACCCAAACGGATCCGTACAGCTTTCTCCCCATCCCAATTACTGAGACTGGAACATGCCTTTGAGAAGAACCATTATGTAGTAGGAGCGGAGAGAAAACAGCTGGCACACAGCCTCAGCCTCACGGAAACTCAG GTAAAAGTATGGTTTCAGAACAGACGGACAAAGTTCAAGCGGCAAAAGTTGGAAGAGGAAGGTTCAGACtcacaacagaagaaaaaagggactCATCACATTAACCGGTGGAGAATCGCCACCAAACAAGCCAGTCCAGAGGAAATCGACGTCACGTCGGACGATTAA
- the EMX2 gene encoding homeobox protein EMX2 isoform X2, which translates to MFQPTPKRCFTIESLVAKDSPLPASRSEDPIRPAALSYANSSPMNPFLNGFHSTGRGVYSNPDLVFAEAVSHPPNPAVPVHPVPPPHALAAHPLPASHSTHPLFASQQRDPSTFYPWLIHRYRYLGHRFQGKSMVSEQTDKVQAAKVGRGRFRLTTEEKRDSSH; encoded by the exons ATGTTTCAGCCCACACCCAAGCGGTGTTTCACCATCGAGTCGCTGGTGGCCAAAGACAGCCCCTTGCCCGCGTCTCGCTCCGAGGATCCTATCCGGCCGGCGGCGCTCAGCTATGCCAATTCCAGCCCGATGAACCCTTTTCTCAACGGCTTCCACTCCACTGGCAGGGGGGTCTACTCCAACCCGGACTTGGTCTTTGCAGAGGCCGTCTCCCACCCGCCGAACCCGGCCGTGCCGGTCCATCCCGTGCCCCCTCCTCACGCCCTGGCCGCCCACCCGCTGCCTGCTTCGCACTCCACGCACCCGCTCTTCGCCTCGCAGCAAAGGGACCCCTCCACCTTCTACCCGTGGCTAATACACCGCTACCGGTATCTGGGCCACAGGTTCCAAG GTAAAAGTATGGTTTCAGAACAGACGGACAAAGTTCAAGCGGCAAAAGTTGGAAGAGGAAGGTTCAGACtcacaacagaagaaaaaagggactCATCACATTAA